The following proteins come from a genomic window of Pelagicoccus albus:
- a CDS encoding tetratricopeptide repeat protein yields MMKTTSSISLNPNRFFVLLSLLFAVMSTNATSVWAKSKISWSPEIGYTSEEVDLSGLLPEEQQKILTWMNTAREAEEKKSFRKALKLYKKVYKKYPKNQYSPEAYYRTAQIQLRRNKVDKAFEAFNTIAWVYPNYGSFNETLGEMYKIAVARLETYRDKIFWVIPGFKNTDRAIQYFERVVAIAPYSDYAPLSLMNVAKAWSDKNSDTMTIYALDRLVTNYPNSFLTSDAYLKLAQTHYGLIEGPEYDQRATEDAITFFEDFLIQYPENPNVDQAEKGLSEAKNILSLSKLKMGDFYYYKRSKYEAARVLYNEAITIAPRSQSADTARVRLEKIDTIVGKTEEVSSEKTPTTEEIQERARKRAKRKILGIF; encoded by the coding sequence ATGATGAAGACCACTTCCTCTATCTCTTTGAACCCCAATCGTTTCTTCGTACTACTCTCTTTGCTGTTCGCTGTCATGTCGACGAACGCCACATCCGTGTGGGCAAAGTCAAAGATCTCCTGGAGCCCTGAAATCGGCTACACCTCCGAGGAAGTGGATCTTTCCGGTCTCCTGCCGGAAGAACAGCAGAAGATCCTCACTTGGATGAACACAGCCAGAGAGGCCGAGGAGAAGAAGTCCTTCCGTAAAGCGCTGAAGCTCTACAAGAAGGTATATAAGAAATACCCAAAAAACCAGTATTCGCCAGAGGCCTACTACCGCACAGCCCAGATTCAGCTGCGACGCAACAAGGTCGACAAAGCCTTTGAAGCCTTCAACACCATCGCGTGGGTCTACCCTAACTACGGCAGCTTCAACGAAACTCTCGGTGAAATGTACAAAATCGCAGTCGCCCGTCTTGAGACTTACCGCGATAAGATATTTTGGGTAATCCCTGGCTTCAAAAATACCGATAGGGCCATTCAATACTTCGAGCGCGTGGTAGCCATCGCCCCTTACAGCGACTACGCCCCTCTATCGCTCATGAATGTGGCCAAGGCTTGGTCTGACAAAAACAGCGACACCATGACGATCTACGCCTTGGACAGACTAGTCACCAACTACCCAAATAGCTTCCTCACCTCTGACGCATACCTGAAGCTCGCCCAAACCCACTACGGACTAATCGAAGGGCCCGAGTACGACCAGCGAGCCACCGAGGACGCAATTACCTTCTTCGAGGACTTCTTGATTCAATACCCTGAAAACCCGAATGTAGACCAAGCGGAAAAGGGCCTGTCCGAAGCCAAAAACATCCTCTCCTTGAGCAAGCTGAAAATGGGCGACTTCTACTACTACAAGCGCTCCAAATACGAGGCTGCCCGTGTCCTTTACAACGAAGCTATCACCATAGCCCCTCGTTCCCAGTCAGCGGATACCGCAAGGGTTCGCCTGGAAAAGATCGACACGATCGTTGGCAAAACAGAAGAAGTTTCTTCCGAGAAGACGCCTACAACAGAAGAAATCCAAGAGAGAGCTCGCAAGCGCGCCAAGCGTAAGATTCTCGGCATATTCTAA
- a CDS encoding phosphoglucosamine mutase, whose protein sequence is MKLRYFGTDGIRGQYGSESLNDEIAFRAGKAAIRLAREISGCQEPKIAVGRDTRESGVKLLESFASGVEQAGGKVMDLGVAPTPCVAYCTKTSDASLGCSITASHNPASDNGIKFFAETGVKPSQKLEETLDRYLGEEDCGGFPERIEPILEDASSLRQRYCEAVVAHFSSVSLKGRAVALDCANGAMFEIAPKVFKELGADVTVIGNVPDGKNINAGVGSEHPESLKSLYRKGNFDLGFAFDGDGDRLLMLDESGKKVPGEGILAVLATAQKKASQLKGGTLVTTIQSNLGLDAAMSAQQIAVARTDVGDKHVIRLMEQEGYLLGGEESGHVVWGRFAVTGDGLVAALALCSVLSEEAKPISQLSSIYQPFPQISIALRVASKPELGDCPAISACMKSLTQELGADGRILVRYSGTEPKIRLLVEARSQTVVEKSMDRLREAVGNDLEVL, encoded by the coding sequence ATGAAGCTACGCTATTTCGGAACCGACGGGATACGTGGGCAGTACGGCAGCGAGAGTCTAAACGACGAAATTGCCTTTCGCGCTGGTAAGGCGGCGATCCGACTGGCTCGAGAGATTTCTGGATGCCAAGAACCTAAAATCGCTGTCGGTCGCGACACGCGCGAATCGGGTGTTAAACTTCTCGAGTCCTTCGCCAGCGGAGTCGAGCAGGCGGGGGGCAAAGTTATGGACCTTGGGGTAGCTCCAACTCCCTGCGTGGCCTATTGCACGAAAACGAGCGATGCCTCACTTGGATGCTCAATTACCGCTTCTCACAATCCGGCGAGTGACAACGGGATCAAATTCTTTGCGGAGACTGGCGTAAAGCCGTCCCAAAAGTTGGAAGAAACGTTGGATCGATATTTGGGAGAGGAGGATTGCGGCGGTTTTCCCGAGAGAATTGAGCCTATTCTCGAAGACGCTTCCTCGCTTAGGCAAAGGTACTGTGAGGCCGTTGTAGCTCATTTCAGCTCTGTCTCGTTGAAAGGACGAGCGGTGGCACTGGATTGCGCGAATGGAGCTATGTTTGAAATAGCTCCCAAGGTCTTCAAGGAATTAGGCGCAGACGTAACTGTAATTGGAAACGTTCCGGACGGGAAAAATATCAATGCCGGCGTCGGTAGTGAACATCCTGAATCCTTGAAGTCGCTCTACCGAAAGGGAAATTTCGACCTTGGGTTCGCATTCGATGGTGATGGAGACCGTCTGCTGATGTTGGACGAAAGCGGCAAGAAAGTGCCGGGAGAAGGGATTCTAGCTGTTTTAGCGACTGCCCAGAAAAAGGCTTCCCAGCTGAAGGGAGGGACTTTGGTAACCACAATTCAGAGTAACCTAGGGCTTGATGCTGCCATGAGTGCCCAGCAAATTGCCGTGGCTCGCACGGATGTTGGTGATAAGCACGTTATCCGACTCATGGAGCAGGAGGGGTATCTCCTGGGCGGGGAGGAGTCGGGACATGTTGTTTGGGGGCGTTTTGCGGTAACTGGCGATGGTCTGGTCGCCGCCTTGGCCCTCTGCTCAGTTTTGTCCGAGGAGGCTAAGCCTATTTCGCAGTTGTCCAGTATCTATCAGCCTTTTCCACAGATCTCGATCGCGTTGCGAGTCGCCTCTAAACCGGAGCTTGGCGACTGTCCGGCGATTAGCGCCTGCATGAAGAGTCTGACTCAAGAATTGGGGGCGGATGGCCGCATTTTGGTGCGCTATTCTGGTACGGAACCTAAAATTCGATTGCTTGTTGAGGCGCGCAGCCAGACCGTGGTGGAGAAGTCTATGGATAGGTTGAGAGAGGCGGTCGGTAACGATCTGGAAGTATTGTAG
- the orn gene encoding oligoribonuclease: MSKRRYCWIDLEMTGLDPAHDRIVEAAVIITNKQLEPVFEWETPVKQPQEVLDGMNDWCKHHHAASGLLDRIQDGITEGELDDKLAEITLKYFKKTNPCVIAGNSISQDRKFIDAYLPKFSQRLHYRMLDVSSFKIVFREMLGREFKKENTHRALDDIRESIAELKYYMSSIDASNLAPIDNTPKSERVSEQSDA, from the coding sequence ATGTCAAAACGCCGCTACTGCTGGATCGACCTAGAAATGACCGGACTTGATCCGGCCCATGACCGCATCGTTGAGGCGGCGGTAATCATCACAAACAAGCAGCTGGAGCCAGTTTTCGAGTGGGAGACTCCCGTAAAGCAGCCGCAGGAAGTGCTTGATGGTATGAACGACTGGTGTAAGCACCACCACGCCGCAAGTGGCTTACTCGACCGTATCCAGGACGGAATTACCGAGGGAGAGCTCGATGACAAGCTCGCCGAAATTACCCTAAAGTACTTTAAGAAAACCAACCCCTGCGTCATTGCCGGCAACTCGATCTCTCAGGATCGCAAATTCATAGACGCGTACCTTCCGAAATTTTCGCAGCGCCTCCATTACCGCATGCTCGACGTTTCGAGCTTCAAAATCGTCTTCCGAGAAATGCTCGGGAGAGAATTCAAAAAGGAAAACACGCACCGAGCACTGGACGACATACGCGAATCGATCGCAGAACTGAAGTACTATATGAGCTCCATAGATGCCTCAAATCTCGCTCCAATCGACAATACCCCGAAATCCGAGCGAGTCAGCGAGCAAAGCGATGCCTAA
- a CDS encoding tetratricopeptide repeat protein: MPEIPLKSLDTRIKKRVDNARTALDRGNYEYAIEICSSILLDTPGCLEIRELLRQAQSSVFAKNGQSIWSKSKGLLTAQTLVAYGKPYIKKNPSLAMGYGERALRYDPLHKGALSLVAAGAEKLDLPETAVFCLEKICTKETKDFNLLHRYCEALISLGDTNRAVAVAERLKALKPESSIIQELVKSASVAHSINRGNWAEEEHDFRSKLKEEPSSEESEQGSRFLDLQADGAVGTVDLIDAIHRDPQNLDLYKRLVRASLKSDEYRTALSWLDKAAQLPQAASDVSLKQLRNEIMIRATELELQNLQRDPSAAQKDPKDRIQKLEHDLESLKIEESRKIVEQFPNDYAQRLNLGELLLGAGKVDEAIREFQISQRSTSLKRRSCVMLGRCFFRKRLYDLALEQFSVVEHESPLMDDFKKDVLYSAAECSEALGDVDSAIRRYKLIYSNDIGFRDVAAKIDSFYSETD, from the coding sequence ATGCCTGAAATCCCGCTCAAGTCGCTAGATACCCGCATCAAAAAACGGGTTGATAATGCTCGTACTGCATTGGATCGAGGCAACTACGAGTACGCCATCGAGATCTGCTCTTCAATTCTTCTAGATACCCCGGGGTGTCTAGAAATTCGCGAGCTTTTGCGTCAAGCGCAGTCCAGCGTGTTCGCGAAAAACGGTCAGTCCATTTGGAGCAAGTCCAAGGGGTTGTTGACCGCTCAAACCCTAGTTGCCTACGGAAAGCCTTACATCAAAAAGAATCCCAGTTTAGCGATGGGATATGGAGAGCGCGCTTTGCGTTATGACCCGCTTCACAAGGGAGCATTGTCATTAGTCGCTGCGGGTGCGGAGAAGTTGGATTTGCCAGAGACCGCGGTTTTTTGCCTCGAGAAAATTTGCACCAAGGAAACCAAAGACTTCAATCTCCTCCATCGATATTGCGAAGCGTTGATCAGCCTTGGAGATACCAATCGGGCAGTCGCTGTTGCAGAGCGTTTGAAAGCCTTGAAGCCTGAGAGCTCCATTATTCAGGAGCTCGTCAAATCCGCTTCCGTTGCCCACTCCATCAACCGTGGAAATTGGGCGGAAGAAGAGCACGATTTTAGGTCCAAGCTAAAGGAGGAACCATCTTCCGAGGAATCGGAGCAAGGATCCCGTTTTCTGGACCTGCAAGCTGATGGAGCGGTGGGAACCGTTGATTTGATTGATGCAATCCACCGTGATCCTCAAAACTTGGACCTATATAAGAGACTCGTGCGTGCATCCTTGAAAAGCGATGAATACCGGACGGCCCTAAGTTGGTTGGACAAGGCGGCACAGTTACCTCAAGCAGCGTCCGATGTCTCCCTTAAGCAGCTCAGAAACGAGATCATGATTCGAGCCACGGAGCTCGAGCTGCAAAACCTGCAGCGTGATCCTTCGGCCGCCCAAAAGGATCCCAAAGATCGTATCCAGAAGTTGGAGCACGATCTGGAATCCCTTAAGATTGAGGAATCTCGAAAAATCGTAGAGCAGTTTCCAAACGATTACGCCCAAAGGCTTAACCTCGGCGAACTGTTGCTGGGCGCTGGTAAAGTAGACGAGGCGATTCGCGAGTTTCAGATTTCGCAGCGAAGCACAAGTCTCAAGCGGCGTTCCTGTGTTATGTTGGGACGGTGCTTTTTCAGGAAGCGATTGTATGACCTCGCTCTGGAGCAATTTAGCGTGGTAGAGCATGAGAGTCCCTTGATGGACGACTTCAAAAAGGACGTTCTTTACTCAGCTGCAGAGTGTTCGGAAGCCTTGGGCGATGTCGATAGCGCGATCAGGAGATACAAGCTCATTTACTCAAACGACATTGGCTTTCGGGATGTCGCGGCCAAGATCGATAGCTTCTATTCCGAAACAGACTGA
- a CDS encoding S41 family peptidase, with the protein MPKIPILFIFLLVVLPSRGADELDSSQKERLIEKIGAKLDSKAFAFDTDFSRWRDFTTEDQALISEAKTKKDLAKALNHSLRKFEISHLGISAPSAVRERRAGLRTGIGITIHPLDEGGFVSYVLPLSPAKRTGLEKGDIIETIDGEALKDLGQLAGVNGQKRILGWKRGSRKMSGEVTYAPFPLFEESSMTWLNEDVAIIKIQSFHYKFYKANRVNRFFRQARKAKAIIIDLRNNRGGLSINSRHLASKISRQKETFARIYNDRSKRSKSGKSTHPLPFSRPYKGKVVVLVDSTSASAADIFPAFVSESGRGTVIGQRTSGALQLARHLPLPYGFRLYVPISEMLTPKGLRLEAEGFPPDLELTLEQTVDDEYIFEKALQQIESTQSVSE; encoded by the coding sequence ATGCCTAAAATTCCGATTTTGTTCATCTTCTTGCTTGTGGTCCTCCCGAGTCGAGGAGCGGACGAGCTCGATTCGAGTCAGAAGGAACGATTAATCGAAAAAATCGGAGCAAAGCTCGATTCGAAAGCATTCGCTTTCGATACTGATTTCAGCCGCTGGAGAGATTTCACCACCGAGGACCAGGCTCTTATTTCCGAAGCCAAAACCAAGAAGGACTTGGCCAAAGCCCTGAATCATTCTCTGCGAAAATTCGAGATCTCCCATCTGGGCATTTCCGCCCCTAGCGCCGTACGCGAACGGCGGGCTGGTTTACGCACAGGAATAGGAATCACAATACATCCCCTCGATGAAGGAGGATTCGTTAGCTACGTACTGCCCTTGAGTCCGGCTAAAAGAACAGGACTGGAAAAGGGTGACATCATCGAAACCATAGATGGAGAAGCTCTGAAAGATTTGGGGCAACTCGCTGGAGTGAACGGACAAAAACGAATTCTTGGCTGGAAAAGAGGCAGCAGGAAAATGTCCGGCGAAGTAACCTATGCTCCCTTTCCACTTTTCGAGGAATCTTCAATGACTTGGCTAAACGAAGATGTAGCCATAATCAAAATACAGAGTTTCCACTACAAGTTCTACAAAGCGAACCGCGTGAATCGATTTTTTAGGCAGGCACGCAAAGCAAAAGCCATCATCATCGACCTACGAAACAACCGGGGCGGACTCTCCATAAACTCACGGCATCTCGCCTCCAAAATCAGTCGGCAAAAAGAAACCTTCGCTCGGATCTATAACGACCGCTCGAAACGCTCGAAGTCCGGGAAGTCGACCCATCCACTTCCCTTTTCACGACCTTACAAGGGCAAGGTCGTCGTGTTGGTCGACTCCACCTCCGCCAGCGCGGCGGACATCTTTCCGGCGTTTGTATCCGAAAGTGGTAGGGGTACCGTGATCGGACAACGCACTAGCGGAGCCCTTCAGCTCGCCCGCCATCTCCCTCTGCCCTACGGATTTAGGCTCTATGTGCCAATCTCGGAAATGTTAACCCCCAAAGGCCTTCGCCTGGAAGCAGAAGGATTTCCTCCCGACCTCGAGCTGACGTTAGAGCAAACGGTCGATGACGAATACATATTCGAAAAAGCGCTACAACAGATTGAATCAACTCAGTCTGTTTCGGAATAG
- the trpD gene encoding anthranilate phosphoribosyltransferase, giving the protein MELKELSSQLAGGQDLSMDQASASADLLASSEVSAEDKASFLTELSRKGESAVEVAGIARRFRELARDPGLQKWAPDGIDVCGTGGDKMGSFNISTTVVFALAAAGVPVLKHGNKSITSKCGSANLLEALGVNLMADDETLSKSMEQLGFCFMFAPAFHPAFKEIMPVRQQLAAKGQRSVFNILGPLINPARPAFQLLGVYSSSVVAMLADTLHALELKGGLVAHTALADGRGMDELSVVGGNVVRGFGALRDIDDTWTAEALGLEQAPADDLLGGELEDNLRILDDLLEGKAPKGLEDTVALNVGAALHIVGKCDSIQEGITSARDIILGGALKRKLADTKAFYASA; this is encoded by the coding sequence ATGGAATTGAAGGAGCTCAGCTCACAGTTGGCGGGAGGGCAGGATTTGTCCATGGACCAAGCTTCCGCGTCTGCGGATTTACTCGCTTCGAGCGAAGTTTCGGCGGAGGACAAGGCCAGCTTCTTGACGGAATTATCCCGCAAAGGGGAATCCGCTGTGGAAGTAGCGGGCATCGCGAGACGTTTTCGCGAGTTGGCTCGCGACCCCGGGCTGCAGAAGTGGGCTCCGGATGGAATCGATGTCTGTGGAACTGGCGGGGACAAAATGGGTAGCTTCAACATCAGTACCACTGTCGTTTTCGCTTTGGCGGCTGCAGGAGTTCCCGTTCTCAAACACGGCAACAAATCGATCACTTCCAAATGTGGCAGCGCCAATTTGCTGGAGGCTCTTGGGGTAAACTTGATGGCTGACGACGAGACCTTGAGTAAATCAATGGAGCAACTCGGCTTTTGCTTCATGTTCGCGCCCGCGTTTCATCCTGCATTCAAGGAGATAATGCCCGTGCGGCAGCAGCTTGCTGCCAAGGGGCAGAGATCGGTTTTCAACATATTGGGACCTCTCATAAACCCAGCGAGACCAGCCTTTCAATTGCTCGGGGTTTATTCTTCCTCAGTTGTGGCAATGTTGGCTGACACGCTTCACGCCTTGGAGTTGAAGGGAGGCTTGGTTGCTCATACTGCCTTGGCTGACGGTCGGGGTATGGACGAGTTGAGCGTGGTTGGGGGCAATGTTGTCAGAGGTTTTGGAGCGCTTAGGGATATCGACGACACCTGGACTGCGGAAGCTCTCGGTCTGGAGCAAGCTCCAGCCGATGACTTGCTAGGTGGTGAACTAGAGGACAATCTCCGGATCTTGGACGATTTGCTTGAGGGCAAGGCGCCGAAGGGGCTGGAAGATACCGTCGCTCTCAATGTAGGAGCAGCCTTACACATCGTGGGAAAGTGCGACTCCATCCAGGAAGGAATTACCTCAGCGAGAGATATAATCCTCGGCGGCGCCCTGAAACGAAAACTAGCCGATACTAAAGCATTTTACGCCTCCGCATGA
- a CDS encoding beta-ketoacyl-ACP synthase III: MSTAPRSVIIKGTGSYTPQKALTNNDLSKFVDTSDEWIFTRTGIRERRIAGEGETSSSMGAEAGKRAIEDAGLTPEEIDLVIVGTMTPDMPFPSTACLVQDKIGIRNAMSFDVEAACSGFVYIMEIACGLLQTGRYKNALIIGSETLSPVLDWTDRTTCVLFGDGAGAAVLSHAEEGDESGILDFIIGSDGSKADMLHQPGGGCAIPATVESLETRQHFLKMRGQEVFKQAVRVMGQAASEILEQNGIKPDQLKCVIPHQANIRIIESISSRLHIPIERFFLNLDKYGNTSAASIPIALDEAARAGRLEAGDYILIVAFGAGLTWGATLLRW, from the coding sequence ATGAGTACTGCGCCTAGATCCGTAATTATTAAAGGAACCGGTTCCTACACACCGCAAAAAGCGCTTACCAACAACGATCTGTCAAAATTCGTAGATACTTCCGACGAGTGGATTTTTACGAGAACCGGCATCCGCGAACGAAGGATTGCGGGAGAGGGAGAGACATCTTCCTCGATGGGCGCAGAAGCAGGGAAACGAGCAATCGAAGATGCGGGACTTACCCCGGAAGAAATCGATTTGGTTATCGTCGGCACCATGACCCCCGACATGCCTTTTCCCTCCACAGCTTGCCTTGTCCAAGATAAGATAGGCATCCGCAACGCCATGAGTTTCGACGTAGAAGCAGCGTGCTCAGGCTTCGTCTACATCATGGAGATTGCCTGCGGACTGCTGCAGACCGGACGCTACAAGAATGCTCTGATAATCGGGTCGGAAACGTTATCTCCCGTCCTAGACTGGACCGATCGCACCACCTGCGTCCTCTTTGGCGATGGTGCCGGAGCTGCCGTGTTAAGCCATGCAGAAGAAGGCGATGAATCGGGTATCCTGGATTTCATAATCGGCTCCGATGGCAGCAAAGCCGACATGCTCCACCAGCCTGGAGGTGGTTGCGCAATACCCGCCACCGTTGAATCGCTGGAAACACGCCAACACTTCCTGAAGATGCGCGGTCAGGAGGTCTTTAAGCAAGCGGTTCGCGTAATGGGGCAAGCCGCCTCGGAAATACTTGAACAAAATGGAATTAAACCGGACCAACTGAAATGCGTCATACCGCATCAGGCAAACATCCGCATAATCGAGTCCATTTCTTCAAGACTTCACATTCCAATTGAACGCTTTTTCCTAAATTTAGACAAATACGGCAACACTTCAGCGGCCTCCATCCCTATCGCCTTGGACGAAGCAGCCCGAGCGGGGAGACTAGAAGCTGGAGATTATATATTAATAGTTGCCTTCGGAGCCGGCCTGACATGGGGCGCAACCCTCCTCCGCTGGTAA
- the plsX gene encoding phosphate acyltransferase PlsX, producing the protein MLEPKSSCIAIDAMGSDKGPAEIVAATKLAVEKVPDLRRVILVGDESILKPLLEKEGLSSHPDISVFHASEVITMDDKPLVALKKKKDASMLRAIELVKNGDASCVVSCGNTGSLMAAGTIKLRTLDGVDRPALATVMPRKRGHFVLIDAGANPTAKAEHLVHNAVLGSDYCRLVLGKKDPKVGLMTIGTEEGKGTDLVNQAHTLLKRVDGHQINYAGLIEGFQTFEEGVDVVVCDGFTGNILLKACESLFMLLKGFVTEEIQANILRKMGYLLSKGAFDAIKTQLNPERYGGAPLLGLKGNVLKAHGSSNKEAIMNAIRIANEIVSNELNRHILEDIEKANNLIYNAE; encoded by the coding sequence ATGCTCGAACCCAAGAGCTCATGCATCGCGATCGACGCTATGGGCTCCGACAAGGGGCCGGCAGAAATTGTAGCCGCCACCAAATTGGCGGTCGAAAAAGTTCCTGACCTAAGACGGGTTATCCTCGTCGGCGACGAATCAATCTTAAAGCCCTTACTTGAAAAAGAAGGGCTTTCTTCGCATCCGGACATATCCGTCTTCCACGCTTCAGAGGTCATCACGATGGATGACAAGCCCTTGGTAGCGCTGAAGAAAAAGAAGGATGCCAGTATGCTGCGAGCTATCGAGCTCGTTAAAAACGGTGACGCCAGTTGCGTAGTTAGCTGTGGTAACACCGGTAGCCTCATGGCTGCAGGCACAATCAAACTTCGCACCCTCGACGGTGTCGACCGCCCTGCCCTGGCAACCGTAATGCCACGAAAGCGCGGACACTTCGTACTCATTGACGCGGGGGCAAACCCAACCGCCAAGGCGGAGCATCTGGTTCACAATGCAGTCCTAGGCAGCGATTACTGCCGTTTGGTTCTTGGGAAAAAGGACCCCAAGGTAGGATTGATGACCATTGGAACTGAGGAAGGCAAAGGCACGGACCTAGTAAACCAAGCCCACACCCTCCTGAAAAGGGTCGATGGCCACCAGATTAACTACGCTGGACTGATAGAGGGATTTCAGACCTTTGAAGAGGGCGTGGATGTTGTCGTTTGCGACGGCTTCACAGGAAACATACTCCTCAAGGCGTGCGAGTCGCTGTTCATGCTACTGAAAGGCTTCGTAACGGAAGAGATTCAGGCCAACATACTTCGCAAGATGGGCTACTTGCTGTCAAAGGGGGCCTTTGACGCGATAAAAACCCAACTCAACCCCGAACGGTATGGCGGAGCTCCTCTCCTAGGACTGAAAGGCAATGTCCTAAAAGCCCACGGCTCAAGCAACAAGGAGGCGATCATGAATGCAATTCGCATCGCCAACGAAATCGTTAGCAACGAGCTGAACCGCCACATTCTCGAGGACATCGAGAAAGCCAACAACCTCATTTACAACGCCGAATAG
- the rpmF gene encoding 50S ribosomal protein L32 — protein MANPKRKQSKRRSRLRRGANRFEAPELAKDPIDGSAFRPHRVNPNNGMYRGRQILDASV, from the coding sequence ATGGCTAATCCAAAACGCAAGCAATCCAAGCGCCGCAGCCGCCTCCGCAGAGGCGCCAACCGTTTCGAGGCTCCCGAGCTCGCAAAGGATCCAATCGACGGATCAGCTTTCCGCCCACACCGCGTGAATCCAAACAACGGCATGTACCGCGGCCGTCAGATTCTCGACGCTTCCGTTTAA
- the lptE gene encoding LPS assembly lipoprotein LptE has product MRTLILCGAIVALLSGCASYQLGTPSPLPYETIAVAPPLNKTTLPQIEGPLNAALRQSLQRSSSVKLSTGSAADGILSLTLLEVKRSIAAVTSDDVGRGRKFQLEIQVELSVSNENDPSAPYLPSRVFAISQDIFTDDGQVEAEYQAIPEISRKIAEKTTELVTELWQ; this is encoded by the coding sequence ATGCGAACGCTAATCCTTTGCGGAGCCATAGTCGCCCTACTAAGCGGGTGTGCCAGCTACCAGCTCGGAACTCCGAGCCCACTTCCCTACGAGACTATTGCGGTAGCTCCTCCACTCAACAAAACGACTCTGCCGCAAATTGAGGGGCCGCTCAACGCCGCACTCAGACAATCCCTGCAACGCAGCAGCTCCGTCAAACTGTCAACCGGCAGTGCCGCGGATGGAATACTTAGCCTAACTTTACTGGAGGTTAAACGCTCCATCGCTGCAGTGACCTCAGACGACGTAGGAAGAGGCCGTAAGTTCCAGCTCGAGATTCAAGTAGAGTTGTCAGTGTCGAACGAGAACGACCCTAGCGCCCCTTACCTCCCGTCCAGAGTATTCGCCATTTCCCAGGACATCTTCACAGATGACGGGCAAGTGGAAGCCGAATATCAAGCGATCCCTGAAATCAGCAGAAAGATCGCCGAGAAAACTACCGAACTCGTAACTGAGCTTTGGCAGTAG
- the kdsA gene encoding 3-deoxy-8-phosphooctulonate synthase: protein MSKVIEIGSIKCGNDLPFTLLAGMNVLESRDLALEIAAEYKRVTDKLGIPYVFKASFDKANRSSVTSYRGPGMEKGLEILAEIKETFGVPVITDVHEPYQAAPVAEVCDIIQLPAFLCRQTDLVVAMAKTGAIINVKKAQFLSPREMGHIIKKLNEAGNDKVMLCERGSSFGYNNLVVDMLGFGIMKDFGYPVIFDVTHSLQIPGGTATAAGGRRRQVFDLAKAGMSVGIAGLFLEAHPDPENAKCDGPCALPLNRLEGFLEQMKQLDDLVKNQPRIEVD, encoded by the coding sequence ATGTCTAAAGTGATTGAGATCGGATCCATCAAGTGCGGCAACGATTTGCCTTTTACCCTGCTTGCGGGAATGAACGTCCTCGAATCTCGCGACCTCGCTCTTGAGATCGCGGCTGAATACAAGCGAGTGACCGACAAACTTGGCATTCCCTACGTGTTCAAAGCCTCTTTCGACAAGGCCAACCGTTCCTCGGTGACAAGCTATCGCGGCCCGGGAATGGAGAAGGGGTTAGAGATTCTCGCTGAAATTAAGGAAACCTTTGGCGTGCCGGTAATCACTGACGTGCACGAACCTTACCAAGCCGCTCCTGTGGCCGAAGTATGCGATATCATCCAACTTCCCGCGTTCCTATGCCGCCAGACTGATCTAGTCGTCGCCATGGCCAAGACAGGAGCAATCATCAACGTCAAAAAAGCCCAGTTCCTGTCTCCTCGCGAGATGGGTCATATCATCAAGAAGCTAAACGAAGCGGGTAACGACAAGGTGATGTTGTGCGAGCGTGGTTCGAGTTTTGGTTACAACAATCTTGTCGTCGATATGCTTGGCTTTGGCATCATGAAAGACTTCGGATATCCGGTTATTTTCGACGTCACTCACTCATTGCAAATTCCGGGCGGAACGGCGACGGCTGCTGGAGGGCGCAGGCGCCAGGTTTTTGATTTGGCCAAGGCAGGAATGTCGGTTGGTATCGCCGGCCTCTTCCTCGAGGCTCATCCGGATCCGGAAAATGCGAAGTGCGACGGACCTTGCGCTTTGCCATTGAATCGCCTGGAAGGGTTCCTCGAACAAATGAAACAGCTGGACGATTTGGTCAAAAACCAGCCGAGGATCGAAGTAGACTAG